GGATGCGAATGGAAAGTGTAGTTAATGGCAGGGATTATACAAGCTTATCTGGTATAATCCCTACTGAGAATGGTTATATATTGGCTGCAGGTAACACGTCTACCAAAGATTTATTAATAACAGGTGAAACTTTTAAAAGCATTATCGCATCAATAAAACCGTCACCAAAACTTGCTTATAAAGAAAAATTCAGTGAAAAATATCCTTTTTTCGCGACGTTGGTAAGCCCAAAATTTATAGGTAGGTACCTTGCGTTTATGATCCTTGCCGGTATTTTTGTGTTAGCTCAAAAAATCAATAAAAAGAAAAATAATAAAAAGTCGGCCCTTCTTAACGTCTCAAGAAAATAGTGATGATAGCATAAACAAGAAAACATAATAACGATGAATAAGCCGAAAGAAGACCATCCCGTGAGAATTTTAAAACAATGCGGTTGATTCTGTGGGTATTTATTTAGGCCTTTTTATATATCAATTATATATCTCTCTATAAATTAATCTTAAACTTAAATATAGGCTGATCCAATGTCAAAGAACCTGGTTATCGTGGAATCTCCGGCCAAGGCCAAGACCATCAAAAAATACCTGGGTAAGGATTTTGAGGTGCTTTCGTCCATGGGGCATGTGATAGACCTGCCGGCCAGCAAGCTGGGGGTGGACATCAAGGACGACTTCAAGCCCCAGTATGTGACCATCAAGGGCAAGACCAAGACCCTGTCCCAGATCAAGAAGAGCGCCAACGCCGCCGAAAAGGTCTACCTGGCCTGCGACCCCGACCGCGAGGGGGAGGCCATCGCCTGGCACATCTCCGGTCAGGTCAAGGACGCCAAGAAGAAGGTCCACCGGGTGATGTTCTACGAGATCACCAAGGACAGCATCACCAAGGGTATCTCCCATCCCGGCAAGATTGACATGAACCGGGTGGAGGCCCAGCAGGCCCGGCGCATCCTGGACCGGCTGGTGGGATATCAGGTCAGCCCCTTCCTGTGGACCACCGTCCGCCGGGGGCTTTCGGCCGGACGGGTGCAGACCGTGGCCTTGCGCCTGATCTGCGAACGCGAGGATGAGATCACCGCTTTCAAACCCCAGGAATACTGGTCGCTGGCCGCCCGGCTGGAGGGGAAATCCAAATCTCCCTTTGAAGCATCGCTTTTAAAGATAGACGGCAAGAAGGCGGTTATCAAGGACGGCAAGACCTCCCAGGCCATCGTCAACGAACTTAATAAAGCACAGTTCGCCATCAGTACTATAGACGAGAAGGACCGCAAGCGCTCCACCTATCCGCCCTTTATCACCAGCACCCTGCAGCAGGCCGCCGCCCGGGCTTACGGCTACAGCGCCAAGAAGACCATGATGCTGGCCCAGCAGTTGTATGAGGGCGTGGACCTGGGAGAGGAGGGAGCGGTGGGTCTGATCACCTACATGCGCACCGACGCCGTCCGCCTGGCCACGGAGGCCGTAACCGCCGCCCGGGAACTCATCGCCAAAAAATACGGGCCGGAGTACCTGCCGCCCGAGGCCAATCATTACAAATCACGCAAGGGGGCCCAGGAGGGCCATGAGGCCATCCGCCCCACCATGGCCGACCACACCCCGGAGTCGGTAAAGAATTTTCTCAACATCGATCAGTTCAAACTTTACGGCCTGATCTGGAGCCGCTTCATCGCCTGCCAGATGACCCCGGCGGTCTATTCCACCAAGGCGGTGGACATCACCGCCGGCAAATATCTGTTCCGGGCCACCGGGTCAACCATGAAGTTCGCCGGATTTCTGGCCGCCTACGGGGTGCAGGAGGACGACTCAGGAGAATACGCCGATTCCAAGATGCTGCCGGAGCTGACCCCGGACGAGGCTCTCAAACTGCTGGAACTGCTGCCCAAACAGCATTTCACCGAGCCCCCGGCCCGTTACAACGAGGCCAGCCTGATCAAGACCCTGGAGGCCCAGGGTATCGGGCGGCCCTCCACCTACGCCTCCATTATCAGCACCCTGCTGGACCGCAAATATGTGGACCGGGAACAGAAACAGCTCAAACCCACCGAACTGGGACAGGTGGTCAGCAAGATCCTGGTGGAAAAATTCCCCCACATCTTCCAGGTGCAGTTCACCGCTGACATGGAGAACGAGCTGGACAAGATCGAGCAGGGCAAGCTGGACCGCATCCAGGTGCTGAAGGATTTTTACGAACCATTCTCCCGCGACCTGAACTCGGCCGAATCCTCCAAGGAGGAGATCAAGAAATCGCTGGTGGAACAGACCGACATCAAATGCCCCAACTGTCAGAGCCCGATGGTCATCAAATGGGGACGCTTCGGGCGGTTCTACGCCTGCTCCAACTATCCGGAGTGCAAGACCACCAAGCCTTTGGAAGAGGAGGAGGAACAGCAGAAGGCGGCGGAAGGCGTGGTATGCGATAAATGCGGCGGGCCGATGGTGCTCAAACGGGGCCGCTTCGGAAAATTTCTGGCCTGCTCCAACTATCCCCAGTGCAAGTCCATCAAGCCCATCTCCACCGGGGTGCCGTGCCCCGAGCCGGGCTGCGACGGACATCTGACCGAGCGCAAGACCAAAAAGGGGAAAGCGTTCTTTTCCTGTAGCAAATATCCCGAGTGCAAGTATGCGGTATGGAACAAGCCACTGCCGCAGAAATGCGAGAACTGCGGATTCGGGCATCTGGTGGAGAAATACACCAAGCAACGCGGGGCCTTCCCGGCCTGTCCCAAGTGCAAGTGGGAGCCGGAGGTCAAGGAAGAGAAAAAATAATTTAACCACAAAGGGCACAAAGAACACAAAGGATTTTAACGGGTTAGTCATTGCGAGAGGACAACATTGGTTGACAAGAGCCTTGCACTGAGCCCAGCGCCTTGAATTACTCCCGAAGTGAAGCAATCCATGGTTGTCATTCCTGTGAAGACAGGAATCCATGGTTTAATGGGACACGGATCCCCACGGATTTCACGGATCTGGGTTAACCGTTTTCGCCCTCACCCCCAGCCCCTCTCCTGATAAATCAGGAGAGGGGTTTTTCTTGCATGCCCAGCCCGCATCTCCCCTAATAAGGGGAGATGCGGAGGGGTGTCTTAGTTTTGACCCAACCCCTCCCCACATTGGGGAGGGCAGGGAGAGGGCAAGAAGGCGGCTTAACAGCCGTCTTCTTATTTTATCCTTGACATATATCGGGTAAAAGGGTGTATAATGATTTATATTTTAGATTAATAAAATATGGAGAAACCAATAATGGCGATTGTTGTTAATAAAAAAGTATGGGTTTATTTGGAGCGTTTATATATAGCTTGCCATGGCGAAAAGAAATTTCAGGATTTGTTAAAACGGCATGAGGTCGATTACGATGGCTATATATATAAAAATTTCAATAAAACAGTCCCTTTATATACATTTATGTCTGTTGAGGATTATACTTTTGCCAATTTTATGTTAACAATTCCTTCTTACAAATATTCAGATTTAATTTGCGAAATTATATTTGATCAAAAAGTTAGGGCAACTCGAACTGATAATTGGAATTTTTATGGCGAAAAAATCAAACGTTGGCTACCAATAGTAACAGATTTACTCCAATTAAGTAACATTTCCATTGATTGGCAACATAACAAATTAATATACAAAGAGGAAAAAGAGATAGAAGTTAAAACTGATTATTTGCCGTATAGTTTATCAGACCCTTTTTTAGATTACATACGAAAAGAAATTAATGAAACTTATGAAAATGGCAACTATTTATCTGTCATGTTTTTATGCAGGAAGCTGCTGGAGTCTTTGCTTATTCGAATATTTGAATTTGTTTTCCCCAAAATTACCACTGGTAAATATAAGCCCCGAAATCACTCGTTATGGTTTAACAAAGATAGAAATCAATACCATAATTTTGAAACTTTGATTGACAATTTAAAAGCCAAAGCAAAATATTTTAAAGAAGATAAAGATTTGATTTTAGAAATATGTTCAATAATTAAACCATTTAAAGATGAGACAAATAGGTATGTGCATAGCGATTTTAAAATACCGGATTTGACGTATATCAATTCCTGGAAAATCAATAGAATCATAGATCTTGTGAGAAAAGTATATAAAAAATATTGCAATCCGTAAATTTAATAAATTTAAATGAAAAAATCATTCCTTATCCTCTTAATCTTTTTGCTCGGTCTGCACCAGGCCTTCTGCCAGCAGGCATACCAAAAACCGCCCAAAGCAGTGCTGGACGTTCTTAACGCCCCGCTCTCGCCGACCGTGTTCATAGATCCAACGGCCAGAAAGCTGCTGCTGGCCCAGCCGTCGCTGTATCCTTCTATCGCCGATATGGCCGAGCCGATCCTCAAACTGGCCGGGGTCCGGGTGAACCCCCGCACCAATATGGAGCGGAGCTATATCTTTTACTGGGAGAGTCTGACCCTCAAGGATATTGCCACCGGCAAGGAAACCTCCATAAAACTGCCGCCCGTGGTCAAGAGGATAGACGGCATCAAATGGAATGCTTCGGGCAACTTAGTTGCTTTTATCAACGAAAGCGACAGCGGGGTGGAGCTGTGGGTGCTGGATGCGGCCACCTGCCAGGCGAAGAAGATCGAAGATATAAGGATAAATCCCCTGCTGGATAATTACCTGAAATGGATGCCGGACCAGCAGAGCCTGCTGGTCAAGACCATTCCACAGAATAGAGGGTTGCCGCCTAAAGCTGAATCGGTTCCTCCGGGGCCCAAGATCATGGAAAGTGCCGGTTCGGCAACAGCCAGCAGCACCTACGAAGCCAGGGACGTGCTGAAAACTCCGGGAGACGCCGATCTTTTCGATTATTACGCCACCTCGCAATTGGCGATTGTCAGACTGCCTTCAGGCAAGGTCGAGATTATTGGCCAGCCGGCTATCTATGATGAGGTGGAGCCTTCGCCGGATGGTCGTTACTTGTTGGTCAATTGGATCCACCGGCCATATTCCTATCAGCGTTCCTATGAACGCTTTCCCCAGGAGGTGGAGGTGTGGTCAGCCGACGGGAAAATGATAGAACATCTGGCCAGTCAGCCCCTGGCCGAGCAAGTGCCAATCGATGGCGAGATAACCGGACCCCGGGAACATGCCTGGCGGCCTACCGCCGATGCCAAGGTGATCTGGGCCGAGGCATTGGACGGCGGAGATCCGGAGAACAAGGTGCCCCACCGCGACTGCCTGATGCAAAAAACTATCGGGCAGCCTTCTGCGGAATTGTGCCGGATCGAGAACCGCTATTACAAAATGCGCTGGATACAGCAAAGCGGAAAAGTATTGGTCTGGGAGTATGACCGTGACCGCAAATGGTTCAAGGTATATATGCACGATGTCGATGATGCCGCGCAGGCCCCGCGCCTGGTGTGGGACATGAGCATCCACGAACGATACCAAAAGCCCGGCGATCCGGTGACGATGATAATGCCCAACGGCGTTAACGTGGTCCGGCGGCAGGGGGATTGGCTATTCTTAAGCGGGCAGGGTAGCTCTCCGGAGGGAGACCGGCCGTTCCTGGACCGGATAGATCTGAATACCCTTAAAACTGAAAGGCTCTTCCGGTCCGACAAGAATTGCTACGAGACCTACTACGCCTGGATCGATCCTGAAAAAGGAACCTTCATCACCCGGCGGGAGTCTTCCGCCGACCCGCCGAATTATTTTAAGCGAAGACTGGATAAAAAGCCTCTGACAAAATCTATCCCGGGCGAGGCTTCCTGGAGATCTTCGTCCCGGGTCATAACTAGATTTCCCGATCCAGCCCCGATATTGCGCCAGATCAAAAAGCAAATTGTCACTTACGAAAGAGAAGACGGCCTACCCCTGTCTTTCACCCTTTACCTGCCGCCGGGATACAAAAAGGGGACCCGTCTGCCGACTCTGCTGTGGGCCTATCCCAGCGATCTGGCCCAAAAAGAGGTGGCCGGGCAGTTGGAGGGAAGCTCTCAGAGGTTCACCACCATCAGGGGGACCTCGGAGCTGTTCTTTCTGTTGGGCGGCTATGCCGTGCTGGATGATGCCTCAATGCCGGTGGTCGGCCCGCCGGGCACCGCCTATGATGGTTTTGTCGAACAGATAGCGGCCAATGCCAAAGCGGCGGTGGCTAAGGCCGTGGAGATGGGCGTGACAGATCCAAACAGAGTGGGGGTGGCCGGGCACAGCCACGGCGCACTGATGACCGCCAATCTGCTGGCCTATACCGATATCTTCCGGGCCGGAATTGCCCGAAGCGGGGCCTATAACCACACTCTGCGGCCTTTCGGCTATCAGAACGAGAAGCGGACCCTGTGGCAGGCCAAGGATACTTATATCAAAAATTCCCCGGTGCTTCAGGCCGATAAGATCAACGAGCCGCTGCTGATCATCCACGGCGAGATCGACGCCAACCCCGGAACGGTGCCCCTGCAGTCGGAAAAACTTTACGACGCCGTCCGGGGAGCGGGCGGCACCGCCCGGCTGGTGATGCTGCCATATGAGAACCATGGTTACATCGCCCGGGAATCGGTGGAACATGTGTTGTACGAAATGCTGTCGTGGTTCGACAGGTATGTTAAGAATGCTCCGGCGAGATAGCGGACGGCCGTTTCCGGCAAGTAATTTGCAATTAACAGTCATTACGAGGATAAATAAACATGAAAGCTAAAGCCCCGGTGAAATTCTCCGGCATGGGCGAGATCCGAATGGGCTCGCCCTTCAAAGCGGGCAAAGTCAAAGTGGATGGTTTCGATCACCCCTACCTGAATCAGGGGGATTTCCAGGACCGTTACGCCTACGATCCATCAAAACAGCGGCTGATCCTGGTGCGCTGGGATCCCGGGTACAACTTCCCCGGATTCTACCTGCTGATGCTGGATCTCAAAAAACAGAGGATCTTCCGGTCGCCCACCATCTTCGGCTGCTGCCAAACCATGACCCTGGAAGAGGGCGGAGTGGTGCTGGAGATATTCGACAGGGGAAACATCATTGACAAAACCTTCAAATTGGCGATGATCAATCAGCATCTCACCCATGATCCCTGTTGAAAAACCAGAGTCCAGCCGATGAGACAGAAGCTTAATCAAAGATTGCGCTGTCCGGACTGCCGGATGCACCTTGAACTGTGCGTCTGCCATCTTTCTCCCCGCCTGGATCTGGAGACCAGGGTGGAGGTGGTGATCCATTATGCCGATATCCGCAAGATGAGCAACAGCGGAAGGCTGGTCGCACTGGCCCTTAAAAACAGTGCCGTTCACATCCGGGGCATAAAGGACAAACCGGTGAAAGCTGCTCTGGAGAAAAAGTATAAGACCGATCTGGTGCTTTTCCCGGGCCACGGTTCGGTGGAGTTGAATGAGACATTTTTATCCACAATAACCCGACCCTTAAGGTTGTTGATACCGGATGGCAGCTGGAACCAGGCCTCCAGCATGGTCAAGCGCGAACCGCTGATGAAGAATGCCGTCAAGGTGCATCTTCCGGCCGGCATCCAGGCAAAATACCGGATCCGCGCCCAGGAGGATCCTTTTAAGTTATGCACTTTCGAGGCCATCATCCGGGCTCTGGGGGTGATAGAGGGGAGCCAGGCCGAGGAGAAGCTGGACGATTTCTTCCGGGTGTGGATCTACCGCAGCCTTTATATCAAGGGGCGGATAGCCAAGGCCGACATGCCGGAGGGGATGCTGCCTTTGTAATAATTGTATTGTCATCCTGAGAACACTTCGTAGCGACATAAGTTGTAGGGTGACAAGGTGCACCCGTTCGGCTTGCAGGATGATTGCCATCTCAGGGTGACAAATAATTCCCCGGCTTGATCCGCCGGGTTTTGTTTTATCTTGATTTTTAAGGGCCTTTTGGTGTATCCTTAAAATCTATGAATAATGAAGCAGGCGAGATCACCATCATCGGCGGCGGGCTGGCCGGCTGTGAGGCCGCTTATCAGGCCGCCAAAAGGGGATTGACCGTCAACCTCTACGAAATGCGTTATACCGGGAACGACCAGCCTTCCGAATTGCATACCCCGGCACATGAGACCGGCCTGCTTGCGGAGCTGGTCTGCAGCAATTCCCTAAAATCCGTCGAAAAGACCAACGCCCACGGACTCTTGAAGGCTGAACTGGAGATGATGGATTCCCTGATCCTGCAGTGCGCCAGAGAGACCGCCGTCCCGGCCGGCAAGGCCCTGGCGGTGGATCGGGTGGAGTTTGCCAGAATGGTCACAGACAGGATATCTGCAAATAAAAATATCAAAGTTATCGGCCGGGAGGTGACCGAACTGCCGGAGGGCCCGCTGATCGTGGCCTCTGGGCCGCTGACCTCGGAACGATTGGCTAAAACCCTGGCCGGGTTCACCGGAGGGGATAACCTTTTCTTTTACGATGCCATCGCACCGGTGATATCGGTCGAATCGCTGGACCCTAAAAAGATGTTCCTGGCCAGCCGCTATTCCGACGAACCGGGCCAGTATTGGAACTGTCCTTTAAGCAAAACACAATATCTTGAATTCGTGGAACAGTTGGTCCGGGCCGAACGACACCTGCCGCACGATTTCGAAAAGGGGCATTTTTACGAGGGCTGTTTGCCGGTGGAGGTGATGGCCGAACGGAACGTTAATTCCCTGCGTTTCGGCATGATGAAGCCGGTGGGGCTTTTCGATCCGGCCGAGAACCGCCGGCCCTATGCCGTCCTCCAGCTGCGGCAGGAGAACCGCGATGCCACCATGCTCAACCTGGTGGGCTTTCAGACCCAGCTGACCCAGCCCGAGCAGCGGCGGATCTTCCGGATGATCCCCGCCCTGGAGCAGGCCGAATTCTACCGCTACGGCAGCATTCATCGCAACACCTATCTGCGAAGCCCGGGCTTGATCGAACCGACCATGCAGTCGGGATCAAATGCCAATATTTTCTTTGCCGGACAGATCACCGGGGTGGAGGGATATCTGGAATCGGTGGCCATGGGATTGCTGGCCGGGGTCAATGCTGGCAGGTTTTGCGCCGGGAAAGAGTTGGCATTCGCCCCGGAGCATACCATGACCGGCTC
The window above is part of the Candidatus Edwardsbacteria bacterium genome. Proteins encoded here:
- a CDS encoding prolyl oligopeptidase family serine peptidase encodes the protein MLGLHQAFCQQAYQKPPKAVLDVLNAPLSPTVFIDPTARKLLLAQPSLYPSIADMAEPILKLAGVRVNPRTNMERSYIFYWESLTLKDIATGKETSIKLPPVVKRIDGIKWNASGNLVAFINESDSGVELWVLDAATCQAKKIEDIRINPLLDNYLKWMPDQQSLLVKTIPQNRGLPPKAESVPPGPKIMESAGSATASSTYEARDVLKTPGDADLFDYYATSQLAIVRLPSGKVEIIGQPAIYDEVEPSPDGRYLLVNWIHRPYSYQRSYERFPQEVEVWSADGKMIEHLASQPLAEQVPIDGEITGPREHAWRPTADAKVIWAEALDGGDPENKVPHRDCLMQKTIGQPSAELCRIENRYYKMRWIQQSGKVLVWEYDRDRKWFKVYMHDVDDAAQAPRLVWDMSIHERYQKPGDPVTMIMPNGVNVVRRQGDWLFLSGQGSSPEGDRPFLDRIDLNTLKTERLFRSDKNCYETYYAWIDPEKGTFITRRESSADPPNYFKRRLDKKPLTKSIPGEASWRSSSRVITRFPDPAPILRQIKKQIVTYEREDGLPLSFTLYLPPGYKKGTRLPTLLWAYPSDLAQKEVAGQLEGSSQRFTTIRGTSELFFLLGGYAVLDDASMPVVGPPGTAYDGFVEQIAANAKAAVAKAVEMGVTDPNRVGVAGHSHGALMTANLLAYTDIFRAGIARSGAYNHTLRPFGYQNEKRTLWQAKDTYIKNSPVLQADKINEPLLIIHGEIDANPGTVPLQSEKLYDAVRGAGGTARLVMLPYENHGYIARESVEHVLYEMLSWFDRYVKNAPAR
- the topA gene encoding type I DNA topoisomerase — its product is MSKNLVIVESPAKAKTIKKYLGKDFEVLSSMGHVIDLPASKLGVDIKDDFKPQYVTIKGKTKTLSQIKKSANAAEKVYLACDPDREGEAIAWHISGQVKDAKKKVHRVMFYEITKDSITKGISHPGKIDMNRVEAQQARRILDRLVGYQVSPFLWTTVRRGLSAGRVQTVALRLICEREDEITAFKPQEYWSLAARLEGKSKSPFEASLLKIDGKKAVIKDGKTSQAIVNELNKAQFAISTIDEKDRKRSTYPPFITSTLQQAAARAYGYSAKKTMMLAQQLYEGVDLGEEGAVGLITYMRTDAVRLATEAVTAARELIAKKYGPEYLPPEANHYKSRKGAQEGHEAIRPTMADHTPESVKNFLNIDQFKLYGLIWSRFIACQMTPAVYSTKAVDITAGKYLFRATGSTMKFAGFLAAYGVQEDDSGEYADSKMLPELTPDEALKLLELLPKQHFTEPPARYNEASLIKTLEAQGIGRPSTYASIISTLLDRKYVDREQKQLKPTELGQVVSKILVEKFPHIFQVQFTADMENELDKIEQGKLDRIQVLKDFYEPFSRDLNSAESSKEEIKKSLVEQTDIKCPNCQSPMVIKWGRFGRFYACSNYPECKTTKPLEEEEEQQKAAEGVVCDKCGGPMVLKRGRFGKFLACSNYPQCKSIKPISTGVPCPEPGCDGHLTERKTKKGKAFFSCSKYPECKYAVWNKPLPQKCENCGFGHLVEKYTKQRGAFPACPKCKWEPEVKEEKK
- the trmFO gene encoding methylenetetrahydrofolate--tRNA-(uracil(54)-C(5))-methyltransferase (FADH(2)-oxidizing) TrmFO, coding for MNNEAGEITIIGGGLAGCEAAYQAAKRGLTVNLYEMRYTGNDQPSELHTPAHETGLLAELVCSNSLKSVEKTNAHGLLKAELEMMDSLILQCARETAVPAGKALAVDRVEFARMVTDRISANKNIKVIGREVTELPEGPLIVASGPLTSERLAKTLAGFTGGDNLFFYDAIAPVISVESLDPKKMFLASRYSDEPGQYWNCPLSKTQYLEFVEQLVRAERHLPHDFEKGHFYEGCLPVEVMAERNVNSLRFGMMKPVGLFDPAENRRPYAVLQLRQENRDATMLNLVGFQTQLTQPEQRRIFRMIPALEQAEFYRYGSIHRNTYLRSPGLIEPTMQSGSNANIFFAGQITGVEGYLESVAMGLLAGVNAGRFCAGKELAFAPEHTMTGSLARYVSDVEKAKNFQPMNANFGLLPPLDDPPRSKKERYAAYAERSLKAMEEFIGILNR
- a CDS encoding DTW domain-containing protein, with the protein product MRQKLNQRLRCPDCRMHLELCVCHLSPRLDLETRVEVVIHYADIRKMSNSGRLVALALKNSAVHIRGIKDKPVKAALEKKYKTDLVLFPGHGSVELNETFLSTITRPLRLLIPDGSWNQASSMVKREPLMKNAVKVHLPAGIQAKYRIRAQEDPFKLCTFEAIIRALGVIEGSQAEEKLDDFFRVWIYRSLYIKGRIAKADMPEGMLPL